atcaaggtatgtttatatttgatgaatgaaatagtaacgcaaaaaaaaaatatatttgtgtcttatattcctgccgaagacttttattttaccttttccttctacacaagtttggccaagtaataagaatttagggcactcaattttattttcacttctacaacagtaaagctacgaggccatgttttggtatcgttttcgtataaattcgcagtaccaaatttagttaaggtatcacattgacaccattccgaagtaaaaacatataaacttattaaaatactttcttttaaactcctcttcacgcttaaactgctgaacagttttaatttaaatttggtacacatatattttgagtcccgagacaggatataataagttatctcaaaaatcaccctttaaaggtgtgaaatgaggtgtaggggggaattcagaattgacttcttgaagttaatactgtttaagtttaggtttgaagtcatgttttttcatcatttttaactaaatcaaagatgtagaccatcccaaatttcatataaatcggttcagcggttattgatttcccgtacaaatttccacgccacttttcacaccttcaaaagatgattttggttataagatctatcctatgtcctgttccgggacgcaaactatttctataccaaatttcaacgaaatcggttcagcggttaagcgtcaagaagagtttcaaaaaaaccggccaagtgcgagtcggactcgcgtattaagggttccgtacattaagtccgactcgcgcttaactgcacatttctaataggttttcctgtcatctataggtaaagaactattttgtgtattcagacggacatacatacagacgcacgagtgatcctataagggttccgttttttccttttgaggtacggaaccctaaaaagatttatttttattttgtggaatggtgtcaatgtgatatcttaaatggattcagcaccccagatttatacgaaaacgataccaaacacggcctagcaccttcactgatatagatatatcaagataaaattgagagccctaaataaactttcaagagcggatatctcaaaaactattcaacatatcgaaaaaattgacggaataaacttgtaacaaattaaattacctttcattttgtataagtggccatgtcgctgagatgcatagtttccgagatataatcgaaaaacgggaaaatgggaccttcaaagccccctctctcccccccgctcaagggctacggccggggacttttgatatgttcacctcctaacttgtcaaaccgagttacggagtcaaaaattgtgttccgagcatttccctctacaacttttggagcattcgttgcctgacctaagtagcttattgaatttctttaaaaacttttctgtaaaaggttgacgggtgttgggtgtttatatggtttcggtcgattattatcatttgcattgcccatgatgacttactagaattacgagcacacgagacactaatagtagtttgacaaaccttggttttcaagaggtattttatattgacatttgctgtcacaaatttgctgtcagatttagtcgcaaaccgcacgcaaagtgcacacaaatgtgtcgacaccttgttacggaaaagtgtagacacggcgacgacactttgtttcgaaacaattctagacacattgtgtggactctgttacgacacatctgacatttagttaccactttgtgattctgcgactggaatggttatatgggtgataatgcgatggaaaataattatgcactatataTGTAGTGCTACATTCACAAATGGTTTTTTGGAGGTCGCGCTTATCAAGAGTCGGTTATTAAGGCAATGGACGCGTACCTCGAACCTCGTACACATACATCGTCGTATTGTATCATATGTACCTGACAGCCTAGGTAAGAGCAAAGAGAACTTTAAATAGAGACggattgttaaagtaaattaagtcggcctaagtcgcaaacctcgtaactccattTCAAGGAAATAAGTAATTGCTACCTTGGACAACTTACTTATAGTCGCAAACTCCGTAACTCCCCCGgaggagttacgaggtttgcgattTAGGCCGACGTTATGTAGCTACTATAGCCACAGTAAATtgactgccatctttcgacagaagattaaaacttttaaaacgccatttgacttagatccttattctttcactgatatgtgttaaatttgtttgtcatccagggcataaaatcTCATTTAGAAAAGCAAAGATTTGACAATTTTTTAGGGATTGGCAGGGCaagatggcgccatctgctaaatacttcgaccggccaaacCGAATTTTACGAATCTTCGTACAAATATCAATGGACTTTGTCACCTGTTCCAAATAGTCCTTGTAGTAGTTCACCCTGTCGCCGTCGTCGAGCTGGTGGCCGGTGTCGGAGTACCCGTTCTCCGTGATCAGGATCTTCACGTCTCCGTACTGATGCTTGATCAGCTTCAGGAGGTTACGGATACCTTCTGGGTTCACCTGCAAGTTGAAGATGGGTTCATTAATGTTCTCCCAAAAACAGGAAGTTGTCAACTCGTCGGGATCATTGCTTTATCGCCGCATGCTTGCAATACGGCCACAtctcaaaatttatgattattgaaGATTCAatcttaatttaaaataataaagttgACTTGACTGattgggggctgtccataaattacgtcatcgatttttgacgattttggaccccccccccctataatcatccaaaaatcacgcttcaaatgaccccatttcctcctacttcatgctaccgtcatccgatgtccagaccccccccctaatttgaaatgacgtaatttatgaatagccccttgggaaaatatttttgtttttgaaagAGCATAATTCACATTAGTTTCCATTGTCATCAAGTTCGGGTGTGATGATGGGATCGtggaggaatcgagggaactcttcCAATATTCAGAAGTGAAATAATTTGGATATTCTGTGATGATAACTCGTGCATTGCCGACAGAGTTGCATTTGAAGAAGtagaactgctgatgaagaccTGCTTATTGCTTTATAAATTctgtttaggtatttaaaacgaagcgctggtggcctagcggtaagagcgtgcgacttgcaatcctgAGGTCGCGGGTTGAAACCCCGGCTCATACCAGCAACGACttcttcggaacttatgtacaaaatataatttgatttgatttatttatcagtcgcttttcggtgaaggaaaacatcgtgaggaaaccggactaatcccaattagGCCTAGATTACCCTCGctgtcgtaaaaactagtgcctacgtcaattcatgggattagttgccaatcGGACCCAGCCATGCGCCGTGGCgtaatgccgggacaacgccaGGAAGATGACGATGAGTTAAAACGAACCTTCAACCAGGAAGCCGCGGCGGTTTCCCAGTGGGGCCTGGCCTCCAGCACGGCGTCCGCCTCCTCGACGCCGCGCATCATGAAGGAGCCCCGCTCGCCGGGCGCCGCGGCGCGCACCACGCGCGACGTGTAGTGGTTCAGCCCGTAGAAGTCAAACGATCctttataaaagtaaaatggGATCAAAAAGGGAAGGGCTGAAGGAGAATTTGGAGATGTTGACGGTCTAGTCAGGTCGGTCATCTCCTGAGTATGCATCGTAAAGCGGCGATATACACGAGTCGAGTTTTGTACTTtcggtggtggtttgttataattatttgcgtatttatttttgcggcgggagggtgggaatattaattgcatgtaaaaatacgcaagtaagagTAAGTATAACAGGttggttagcactgattgactagcacgttattatTTCGCGgcttagcaaagtaatatttttgttttaattaatatggattgtCGCGAAGtaaacgcctgattctattaatCATTTTCGCAATGTATGGCTAACTATCACTTTCAAGTCTAAGCATatggcccgtccgatggtaagcttcagtcagcctagccaaggtgacaatcgcttgcgcttcgccatccaATCGCTcagtgtctctctatcactcttccatattatggctcctctacacgatgggccggCGGactcgtgtagaggagccattaacgtgacagtgacagttgcgtttcgttcgctaagtagcgttagcgattggcatgttgtgtACGGGGCCAGTTACCGTAttcgcgttgccgaccctttaaaaaccttTGTGAAACAGGCACCCAATCCTACCTCTCAAGAGTTGTATCTCATCTGGGGTGAACGCCGGGAGCCTGGAGCGAGGGTACCCCTCCTTCTTGCTTTTGTCTGCCATATACCTCTCTAAAGCGGGCGGCCAGCCCCCGGCGGCGGAATAGATGGGGTGTGAGTAACGCCCGAActggaataaataaataataggggatatcttacacagatcaacctagccctaaactaagcaaagcttgtactatgggtgctaggcgaccatatacatacttatatagatatatacatattttactattTATTAACATGTTTGCCTTAAATTAACTTATGCTAACACAAAACACAACTTAAAACTTCCCCCCAAATCACTCCCTTCCGGCATGGTCGCAAAAACGCTTGTGGCGCTGCCCCTCTGCACCTCCAGGCTTAGCCTCTGAGCAAAAGCCAGGCTTAGCCTCTGAGCAAAAACACAGTTCCTATTTTAAAACTAAGGAAATATATGCTTATTGCTTATAtgaacggagacgccatgtctataattatcggtacaaaatagtctgccgttttttgcgggggaggggcacatcaaatgtatacgtaacgtaaacatagccatgtcagataaacgtcagtccatacatgtggttgacatgtggttgaccattggccgcctattttcgacagaggggaacgcctgttaatgaccactccgtttggttatattctctaagcttatatgtacctagtttttatatttacattgtAATACTTACTGAATATTCTCTCGCCAGTATTGTAATTTCCAAGTCTTGGTCAGTTTTGGGTTCGAACCACATCTCGTGGTTCACAATCGACAGTTCACCTGACAAATAGTAAGAATCGTATCAGataccgcgaaccaagttcgacgtgctgcctccctgtcacacttacgtacaaatttacaagtgcgacagagaggcaacacgtcgaacgtggttcgcggtagtcCCTCAGGTAATAATGTCTAAGAATCACTTCGTTTTCGTCTCCGTGTTATTTGAATGTTTTGGCCTAAAATTCCCGACACAAGTATCTTGATACTTAATGGGAGATTCCAGCCTTTTATGTTTTGTGTATCATGTgttaaaaccaaaaaaaaaattgtataaaatgccactttaacacattcagtgccgaaaacccgactatcgggtattttgTGATTTCGTTCAGGCCGGACGACCTGATAATCGggatccgcaaccgcggaacttccgcattattttcaacatccaaAACAATTCGGTACAGGAACGTTTTAGCAGCGGCGTAAGTGCTAaaaggtaatttcgtcattatgtCATTAattataacgaaatcgtctagatccagaaaagtcggccaagttactgtttttagggttccgtacccaaagggtaaaaacgggaccctaatatAACGCATCTATATTCTTGCtgaaatactaaacgtttcgttttttaaaaataattgtccgcggatgtgagcctttaaatatccgcacccgataatatatatatacagggtggaacatttctagagactgagctgaaatgATAGTGTTAtttaagtgatctacaatcgagttattataatagtaaagctggatttaaaagtaaaacaaaatcattaaaattacatatttttatatcagtgacaaccctacaaatttatttacattttaaattgacacatgtcatgtcattcaataggatctaGTTGTTAGGGTTGAAACTTACAGATTttcgcactaatgtttaacaaactgtatctcgaaaACCGTTAAGAaaattaacgtgattaataagtgaaaaataaagtacgtggcctgaacaattcccagtttgcgcaaaagtccttcgttctgttccacccgatatatatatataatgcacTTGCCCACCACACTGTAACTGTATAGTCTGTGCGCTTGACTCTTCAACTCACCGCGATATTTGGCCTTAAACTCCTCCTGGTACACCCTGTACGCCCTGGCATGCGCCAGCAGCACATGCTTCGCGCACAACAGCGCCCCGACCTCGTGGTCTCTGACCCCCGGCGCCAGGAGCCCCCTGTAGCCCACATCGCAGATGGAGCCTGGCTCGTTGATGGTGATCCACGTGCTCACGCGGTCAGCGAAGAGGGTGAACGCCACACGTGCGTAGTCCGCAAACCAGTCGACTATGAGGGGGTTCGTCCAGCCTCCTAAGGTGTTCAGTAAGGCGCCATTTATTTGTCATGAATGAATGTAAGATATAACTAGTAACACGTAAGTTTACATATAATTAAGGCTAagcttattttaaataatctCCAAATATAGAGATAGTAACTGAGTTTTGATTGTACAACTAACCTAAAAGAAATAAGAATAGGCCAACCTCCCAACCACCCTGAATTACGTAATAATCTAAAGGAAAAATAAATAGACGTTTGGttggttttaataaaaaaaaattgaacgtttatttgtacctacaaAGGTAATGGAGTGCGTCTAAACTGACTCTGCACCGTATTTAATAGATAGCATAGACTGTGGAAGCATTACTTtacaaaactcctccttggcgAAGGTCGCTaaatgttcagtcggaacgctcaacacaaaagaattaaaatccacactgtgtcgagattccaacttctcGACCCTCAGGACGAATCCGGACTTGACTCGTACATACTTTACGATCTgctcgaccttcgtaaggtagtgTATTGATTGATAAGATCGCACCGAGTTCCTGTAGTCTCTGTGGCAAGTCCCAGTGGTAGAGCGTGACGAGAGGCGCGACGCCGCGCGCGCGCAGCCCGTCGATGACAGCGCCGTAGTACCGGCGGCCATCTTCGCTCACCTTGTTGCTGAAGCCGAGCGGCAGCAGGCGAGGCCACGATATAGAGAACCTGAGAACGCTCGTTTATATTCATTACAGGCcccgtagccaacgtgccaatcgcttacgctccgtagcgatcgaaatgcgaccgtcactgtcgcactaatatggaagagtgataaagagacacaaagcgattcgatggcgaagcgatagcgattgtcaccttggctaggccgccaggtcAATTCTACACCATTTGTCCGATTCTCCGTTCGTCTTGTCGGTCTCCGTTCGTCCATTTCTCAGTTCATCAAGGGTTGAAGCTATTGCAACCgacatatttttaagtttcGTACTATttcgaagcgctggtggcctagcggtaagagcgtgcgactcctatcaatccggaggtcgcgggttcaaaccccggctcgtaccaacgagtttttcggaacttatttacgattacgaaatattattttatatttaccagttgcttttcggtaaaggaaaacatcgtgaagaaaccggactaatcccaaagcctagtttctcctctgtgttggaaggtcagatggcagtcgctatcgtaaaaactagtgcctacgtcaaaccatgggattagttgtcaagcggacccaggctgccatgagccgtggcaaaatgccgggataacgcgaggaagaagatattTTTAAGTTACGATTTAGGTTTTCTATTTCGCTAAATTATCGTGACTTGGCTAGGCTCCCGCCTGCGAGGTGATAAGGATTATTCACTTGGATACCTGTAGAAGTCCAATCCCATCTCCTGCACCAGTCGCAGGTCTTCCTGCCACAGATGGTAGGAGTCGCATGCCACATCGCCGTTGCTGCGGTCGTATATGTATTCCGGGCGAGAGTGGACCATGCGGTCCCAGATGCTTTCGCCTTTGTCTAAAACATAGGTAAATTTATTACTTCTAAAACAACTTAAATactttcgtttagtagtaccactgtatatatattgtatgtaaataaatgttttataaaaTACTTATGTACATTCGTGAACCAATTTATTTTCTAACACTAGGACATTCACTAACATTTGAACGCTCACCTGTAGAGAATAACCTAGCAAGCACCAGCGTTGCCAACCTTTTCTGAGAACCCCATGTCATAGCTCATTCCACAACTTGCACGTTCTGGGCAAACACGCAGGTGTCGCTCGAAGCagacaaaacaatacaataaaaaaactattattCCAAATCTTATAACATgcagtatttttttgtattttatttacttccattacattatatatatatatttgttttataaaagCACCCATACaagttattttagttacttACTACGGAACCCAACACTGAGCATGGCCTaccatgctcttggccggtttttgaagTTATAGGTAGGTGTAAGGTAACAGTTTCCATCCTTTAACAACCATGCCAGTTCTCGTTGCGTTGTATAGGGATTGTCAGTCTTCTTTTTCCTCTACTTTAACGCTTTAGCCGACGATAAAGTGGTTTGTTTATCTGATAAAGTATTTGTGACGTTTTGGTTAACAAAAGGTActacattgtcggttgtcgataaggttgatttcaaattgaagctatatagaaatagcaccgtattgacaaccgacaaaaAGTACTCTTTTGATTGAGAATGGCACATTTATTATCTTTATTGCTattctaaagccccctccagactatgcgcgcgaatcgcgggcgaagccgc
The Cydia splendana chromosome 20, ilCydSple1.2, whole genome shotgun sequence DNA segment above includes these coding regions:
- the LOC134800611 gene encoding myrosinase 1-like gives rise to the protein MVHSRPEYIYDRSNGDVACDSYHLWQEDLRLVQEMGLDFYRFSISWPRLLPLGFSNKVSEDGRRYYGAVIDGLRARGVAPLVTLYHWDLPQRLQELGGWTNPLIVDWFADYARVAFTLFADRVSTWITINEPGSICDVGYRGLLAPGVRDHEVGALLCAKHVLLAHARAYRVYQEEFKAKYRGELSIVNHEMWFEPKTDQDLEITILAREYSFGRYSHPIYSAAGGWPPALERYMADKSKKEGYPRSRLPAFTPDEIQLLRGSFDFYGLNHYTSRVVRAAAPGERGSFMMRGVEEADAVLEARPHWETAAASWLKVNPEGIRNLLKLIKHQYGDVKILITENGYSDTGHQLDDGDRVNYYKDYLEQVLLAIAEDAVRVVGYAAWTLFDNFEWTAGYTSRFGLYSVDFTSPRRPRAARASARYYARVVRARALHAARVTYTHNTTE